One Streptomyces sp. P9-A2 DNA window includes the following coding sequences:
- a CDS encoding DUF1876 domain-containing protein has product MTHTMHTTVGWHVEMEFMEDDQHTRAAAMVRLPDGTEVRGHGHASRHRIDENQPRVGEEVAGARALNEIAMQLLSKAHDEIDEVSGRTSHPIHA; this is encoded by the coding sequence ATGACGCACACCATGCATACCACCGTGGGGTGGCACGTCGAGATGGAGTTCATGGAGGACGACCAGCACACGCGGGCGGCGGCGATGGTGCGCTTGCCCGACGGGACCGAGGTACGGGGCCACGGGCACGCGAGCCGGCACCGGATCGACGAGAACCAGCCCAGGGTGGGGGAGGAGGTCGCCGGTGCCAGGGCGCTCAACGAGATCGCGATGCAGTTGCTGAGCAAGGCGCACGACGAGATCGACGAGGTGTCGGGCCGCACTTCGCACCCGATCCACGCCTGA
- a CDS encoding TetR/AcrR family transcriptional regulator, with protein MTEVATVRRSRITPEREAELYAAVLDLLREVGYDALTMDAVAARTRSSKATLYRQWGGKAELVVRAMRSQKPGSIGDVDTGSLRGDLHSIIGREDDCVMEQNAALMRALAMAVHMNDDLRRAFKDLLVEPEVDEFQRIVRRAIERGEVPADNPALDYMVHMLVGAFATRTLIDDLPPTREFLISYIDAVVLPALGVSPR; from the coding sequence ATGACCGAGGTCGCGACCGTGCGGCGCAGCCGGATCACCCCCGAGCGCGAGGCCGAGCTGTACGCGGCCGTGCTCGACCTGCTCCGCGAGGTCGGGTACGACGCCCTCACCATGGACGCCGTGGCCGCCCGCACCCGGTCCAGCAAGGCCACCCTCTACCGCCAGTGGGGCGGCAAGGCCGAGCTGGTGGTCAGAGCCATGCGGAGCCAGAAACCCGGCAGCATCGGCGACGTCGACACCGGTTCCCTGCGGGGCGACCTGCACAGCATCATCGGCCGCGAGGACGACTGCGTCATGGAGCAGAACGCCGCCCTGATGCGGGCGCTCGCCATGGCGGTGCACATGAACGACGACCTGCGGCGGGCCTTCAAGGACCTGCTTGTGGAACCCGAGGTCGATGAGTTCCAGAGGATCGTCCGGCGCGCGATCGAGCGCGGCGAGGTCCCGGCGGACAACCCGGCGTTGGACTACATGGTGCACATGCTCGTCGGCGCGTTCGCCACGCGGACGCTGATCGACGACCTGCCGCCCACGCGGGAGTTCCTCATCTCGTACATCGACGCCGTGGTGCTCCCCGCCCTCGGCGTGTCCCCTCGCTGA
- a CDS encoding S41 family peptidase: MSYLRLPHLNGDLLCFVAEDDLWLAPLDAPGGRAWRLTVDRAKLGHPRFSPDGRHIAYTSWRSLAPEVHLVPVDGGPGRRLTYWGTSDTRVCGWAPPNGDVGAEILAVASHSEPFSYFTWSYKLSPDGSPGRKLPWGPVTDLQVADIGGERQTLLLTGTPPHEPASWKRYRGGATGRLWLHGRRLLDGTTDGTGGTDGTDEAVEGAGGIDGHLHSPMFVGDRVAFLSDHEGVGNLYSVAYDGSDLRRHTDHDAFYARHASSDGNRVVYQCAGDLWIVDDLSPGSAPRRLDVTLSGPRAGRRRYQVPAAHHLNGISVDETGRASAVVVRGSLYWLTHRDGPARTLADTPGVRVRLPEMLGAGGQVAYVTDADGEDAIEIASLPRASGHRPARRLASGRLGRVLEMVADPDGGRLAVASHDGRLLLVDTGGEAQEGEEGEEERAAAETEAEEETEAENSGSGEGGGSGNREGGGSGKGADGETAPGHRVTELIRSVNGPVRDLAFSPDGGWLTWSHPGIGRSLRQIKLARMKDRLVIDVTNGRFEDENPVFTRDGRYLAFLSWRGFDPVYDVHTGDLSFPLGCRPYLVPLSSATLSPFALSPEGRPAAGGLDPVEADDTEDLADSGAVTVETEGLENRVTPFPVAASKYSALHPVAGGGLVWLRWPISGALGETFANPDDTSGRPTLEHFAISRAKKSELVEHLDFFAVSGDGTRLVVADEGEPRAVPATEPGDSDSTVWIDVRRILHEADPGAEWRQAYEEAGRLTRSYFWESGMCGIDWDAVLAQYRPLVERVASPDEFADLLRELLGELGTSHAYVTAARRNEGPPHYQRRQGFLGANLVPREHGWTVRRILPGDSSDSRARSPLAGTGIRAGAVLTHVDGRPVDPVTGPYPLLAGAGGTTVELTFTPAEGTGPPRRVAVVPLIDERPLRYQDWVAKRRAVVRELSGGRCGYLHIPDMGGSGWAQFNRDLRMEVSRPALIVDVRGNAGGHISELVVETLTRTILGWDLTRDAQPVSYAANAPRGPVVALADEATSSDGDMITAAFKLLGLGPVVGQRTWGGVVGMTGRHRLGDGTVITVPMNAAWFDAYGWSVENKGVAPDLEALRTPLDWAEGRYAVLDDAVRLALELLESEPPATPPTYSDVPDRSRPKLPPRAT; encoded by the coding sequence GTGAGCTATCTTCGCCTGCCCCACCTCAACGGTGACCTGCTGTGCTTCGTGGCCGAGGACGACCTCTGGCTCGCCCCGCTCGACGCGCCGGGCGGCCGGGCCTGGCGGCTCACCGTCGACCGCGCCAAACTCGGCCACCCCCGCTTCTCCCCCGACGGCCGCCACATCGCGTACACGAGCTGGCGCAGCCTCGCCCCCGAGGTCCACCTGGTCCCGGTGGACGGCGGCCCCGGGCGCCGGCTCACCTACTGGGGCACCTCCGACACCCGGGTCTGCGGCTGGGCCCCTCCGAACGGGGACGTGGGCGCAGAGATCCTCGCCGTCGCCTCGCACAGCGAGCCGTTCTCGTACTTCACCTGGTCCTACAAGCTCTCCCCCGACGGCAGTCCGGGCCGCAAACTGCCCTGGGGCCCGGTGACCGACCTCCAGGTCGCCGACATCGGCGGGGAACGGCAGACCTTGCTGCTCACCGGCACCCCACCGCACGAACCGGCCTCCTGGAAGCGGTACCGAGGAGGGGCGACGGGCAGGCTGTGGCTGCACGGACGACGACTGCTCGACGGGACGACGGACGGGACGGGCGGAACAGACGGGACGGACGAGGCCGTCGAGGGGGCCGGCGGCATCGACGGGCATCTTCACTCCCCGATGTTCGTCGGCGACCGGGTCGCCTTCCTCTCCGACCACGAGGGCGTCGGCAACCTGTACTCCGTGGCGTACGACGGCTCCGACCTGCGCCGTCACACCGATCACGACGCGTTCTACGCCCGTCACGCGTCCAGTGACGGCAACCGGGTCGTCTACCAGTGCGCCGGTGACCTGTGGATCGTCGACGACCTGTCCCCGGGCTCCGCGCCGCGCCGACTCGACGTCACGCTGAGCGGGCCGCGCGCGGGGCGGCGGCGCTACCAGGTGCCCGCCGCCCACCACCTGAACGGCATCTCCGTAGACGAGACGGGCCGGGCCAGCGCCGTCGTCGTACGCGGCAGCCTGTACTGGCTCACCCACCGCGACGGCCCCGCCCGCACCCTCGCCGACACCCCGGGCGTACGAGTACGGCTGCCGGAGATGCTCGGCGCGGGCGGCCAAGTGGCGTACGTGACGGACGCCGACGGCGAGGACGCCATCGAGATCGCCTCCCTGCCCCGGGCCAGCGGTCACCGCCCCGCACGGCGGCTGGCCTCGGGGAGGCTGGGCCGGGTGCTGGAGATGGTCGCCGACCCGGACGGCGGGCGGCTGGCCGTCGCCTCCCACGACGGACGCTTGCTCCTCGTCGACACCGGCGGGGAGGCCCAGGAGGGGGAAGAGGGGGAGGAGGAGCGGGCAGCGGCGGAGACGGAGGCCGAGGAGGAGACGGAGGCCGAGAACTCCGGGAGTGGTGAGGGCGGTGGCTCCGGGAACCGTGAGGGCGGTGGCTCCGGCAAGGGTGCCGACGGCGAAACGGCCCCCGGCCACCGGGTCACCGAGCTGATCCGGTCCGTCAACGGCCCCGTGCGCGACCTAGCGTTCTCCCCCGACGGCGGGTGGCTCACCTGGTCGCATCCCGGCATCGGGCGGTCGCTGCGGCAGATCAAACTGGCCCGGATGAAGGACCGGCTGGTCATCGACGTCACCAACGGCCGCTTCGAGGACGAGAATCCGGTCTTCACCCGGGACGGCCGCTACCTGGCCTTCCTGTCCTGGCGCGGCTTCGACCCGGTGTACGACGTGCACACCGGCGACCTGTCCTTCCCCCTGGGATGCCGCCCCTACCTGGTACCGCTGTCGTCGGCGACCCTCTCCCCCTTCGCCCTCAGTCCCGAGGGCCGGCCGGCCGCCGGAGGTCTCGACCCGGTGGAGGCCGACGACACCGAGGACCTCGCCGACAGCGGCGCGGTGACCGTCGAGACCGAGGGCCTGGAGAACAGGGTCACCCCCTTCCCGGTCGCCGCCTCCAAGTACTCGGCGCTGCACCCGGTCGCGGGCGGCGGGCTGGTCTGGCTGCGCTGGCCGATCTCGGGAGCCCTCGGCGAGACCTTCGCCAACCCGGACGACACCAGCGGCCGGCCGACGCTGGAGCACTTCGCCATCAGCAGGGCGAAGAAGTCCGAACTCGTCGAGCACCTCGACTTCTTCGCGGTCAGCGGCGACGGCACCCGGCTGGTCGTCGCGGACGAGGGCGAGCCGCGCGCGGTGCCCGCGACCGAGCCGGGCGACAGTGACTCCACCGTGTGGATCGACGTCCGCCGCATCCTGCACGAGGCCGACCCGGGGGCCGAGTGGCGGCAGGCGTACGAGGAGGCAGGGCGGCTGACCCGGTCCTACTTCTGGGAATCCGGCATGTGCGGCATCGACTGGGACGCGGTGCTCGCCCAGTACCGCCCACTGGTCGAACGGGTCGCCTCACCCGACGAGTTCGCGGACCTGCTGCGTGAACTCCTCGGCGAACTCGGCACCTCCCACGCCTACGTCACCGCCGCCCGCCGCAACGAGGGCCCGCCGCACTACCAGCGCCGTCAGGGCTTCCTCGGCGCCAATCTCGTGCCCCGCGAGCATGGTTGGACGGTCCGGCGGATCCTCCCCGGCGACTCCTCGGACTCCAGGGCCCGCTCCCCGCTGGCCGGCACCGGCATCCGCGCGGGCGCCGTCCTCACCCACGTCGACGGCCGCCCGGTGGACCCGGTCACCGGGCCCTACCCGCTGCTCGCGGGGGCGGGCGGCACAACGGTGGAGCTGACGTTCACCCCGGCCGAGGGCACCGGTCCGCCCCGCAGGGTCGCCGTGGTCCCGCTGATCGACGAGCGCCCGCTGCGCTACCAGGACTGGGTGGCCAAACGGCGTGCGGTGGTGCGGGAGTTGAGCGGTGGCCGGTGCGGCTATCTGCACATCCCCGACATGGGGGGCTCGGGCTGGGCCCAGTTCAACCGCGACCTGCGCATGGAGGTGTCCCGCCCGGCCCTGATCGTGGACGTGCGCGGCAACGCCGGCGGCCACATCAGCGAACTCGTCGTGGAGACACTGACCCGCACCATCCTCGGCTGGGACCTCACCCGCGACGCCCAGCCCGTGTCGTACGCGGCCAACGCCCCGCGCGGACCGGTGGTGGCCCTCGCGGACGAGGCGACCAGCTCCGACGGCGACATGATCACGGCCGCGTTCAAGCTGCTGGGGCTGGGGCCG
- a CDS encoding MMPL family transporter yields the protein MATLLYRLGRFAFRRRHFTALFWVALLALAGIGAAGAPAAGNTAFSIPGTEAQKAFDVLEERFPGTSADGATARVVFKAPAGEKMTDAGNKATVQQTVEELSDGSEVAHVTDPYQGGGVSKDGTVAYASVSYKVSGMELEDTSRDALEGAAEDARDAGLTVEIGGDALQAVPETGPAEIIGIGIAAVVLVITFGSLLAAGLPLLTAVIGVGIGVSTISALAYTLDLGSTTSILASMIGLAVGIDYALFVVSRYRAELAEGREREEAAGRAVGTAGSAVVFAGLTVVIALVGLSVVNIPMLTKMGIAAAGTVAIAVLIALTLVPALLGYAGRRVRPAGEKSKLLGGGRAEKKPQRPNMGTRWAGFVVRRPVAVLLLGVIGLGAAAIPAASLELGLPDDGAQSTSTTQRRAYDLLSEGFGPGFNGPLVVVVDAKKSDDPQAVFRQTGDDIKALDDVVAVAPAAPNEAGDTATITVIPGSKPSSVATEDLVHDIRDAGADVKADTDADVLVTGVTAMNIDVSQKLNDALVPYLILVVGLAFLLLIVVFRSILVPLKAALGFLLSVMAALGAVVAVFQWGWLSGLMGVEETGPVMSMMPIFMVGVVFGLAMDYEVFLVTRMREAYVHGEKPQQAVVTGFRYSARVVTAAAVIMMAVFAGFIGSGESMVRMIGFGLAVAVLFDAFVVRMAIVPAVLALLGDKAWWLPKWLDRVLPNVDVEGEGLRTQAEPETDGERELVRAQA from the coding sequence GTGGCCACTTTGCTCTACCGACTCGGCCGTTTCGCCTTCAGGCGACGGCACTTCACAGCCCTCTTCTGGGTGGCGCTGCTGGCGCTCGCGGGCATCGGCGCGGCCGGCGCACCCGCCGCTGGCAACACCGCGTTCTCCATCCCCGGCACCGAGGCCCAGAAGGCCTTCGACGTGCTCGAGGAGCGCTTCCCCGGCACCAGTGCCGACGGGGCGACCGCGCGTGTCGTCTTCAAGGCACCCGCCGGCGAGAAGATGACCGACGCCGGCAACAAGGCGACCGTCCAGCAGACCGTCGAGGAACTCTCCGACGGCTCCGAGGTCGCCCACGTCACCGACCCGTACCAGGGCGGAGGTGTCAGCAAGGACGGCACCGTCGCCTACGCCTCGGTGAGCTACAAGGTCTCCGGCATGGAGCTGGAGGACACCTCGCGCGACGCGCTGGAAGGCGCCGCAGAGGACGCCCGCGACGCCGGGCTGACCGTGGAGATCGGCGGTGACGCGCTGCAGGCCGTCCCGGAGACCGGTCCCGCCGAGATCATCGGCATCGGCATCGCCGCCGTCGTCCTCGTCATCACCTTCGGTTCCCTCCTCGCGGCCGGTCTGCCGCTGCTCACCGCGGTCATCGGCGTCGGTATCGGCGTCTCGACCATCAGCGCGCTGGCCTACACCCTGGACCTGGGCTCCACCACATCCATCCTGGCCTCGATGATCGGCCTCGCGGTCGGCATCGACTACGCGCTGTTCGTCGTCTCCCGCTACCGTGCCGAACTGGCCGAGGGCCGGGAACGCGAGGAAGCGGCGGGCCGGGCCGTCGGCACGGCCGGCTCCGCGGTCGTCTTCGCGGGCCTCACCGTCGTCATCGCCCTGGTCGGCCTCTCGGTCGTCAACATCCCGATGCTGACCAAGATGGGCATCGCCGCCGCCGGCACCGTCGCCATCGCCGTCCTGATCGCCCTCACCCTGGTCCCGGCCCTGCTCGGCTACGCGGGCCGCCGGGTCCGCCCGGCCGGTGAGAAGAGCAAGCTGCTCGGCGGAGGCCGCGCCGAGAAGAAGCCGCAGCGCCCGAACATGGGCACCCGTTGGGCCGGCTTCGTCGTCCGCCGTCCCGTGGCCGTCCTGCTGCTCGGCGTCATCGGCCTGGGCGCGGCGGCCATCCCCGCGGCCTCCCTGGAACTGGGCCTGCCCGACGACGGCGCGCAGTCGACGTCCACCACCCAGCGCCGCGCCTACGACCTGCTCTCCGAGGGCTTCGGCCCCGGCTTCAACGGTCCGCTGGTCGTCGTGGTCGACGCGAAGAAGAGCGACGACCCGCAGGCCGTCTTCCGGCAGACCGGCGACGACATCAAGGCCCTCGACGACGTCGTCGCCGTCGCCCCGGCGGCCCCCAACGAGGCCGGCGACACCGCGACGATCACCGTCATCCCCGGCTCCAAGCCCTCCTCGGTGGCAACGGAGGACCTGGTGCACGACATCCGGGACGCGGGGGCGGACGTCAAGGCCGACACCGACGCCGACGTCCTGGTCACCGGCGTCACGGCGATGAACATCGACGTGTCGCAGAAGCTCAACGACGCGCTGGTGCCGTACCTGATCCTGGTCGTGGGCCTGGCCTTCCTCCTCCTGATCGTGGTCTTCCGCTCGATCCTGGTCCCGCTGAAGGCGGCCCTCGGCTTCCTGCTCTCCGTGATGGCGGCCCTGGGCGCCGTGGTCGCGGTCTTCCAGTGGGGCTGGCTGTCCGGCCTGATGGGCGTGGAGGAGACCGGCCCGGTCATGTCGATGATGCCGATCTTCATGGTCGGCGTGGTCTTCGGACTGGCCATGGACTACGAGGTGTTCCTCGTGACCCGGATGCGGGAGGCCTACGTCCACGGGGAGAAGCCCCAGCAGGCCGTGGTGACCGGGTTCCGGTACAGCGCGCGTGTGGTGACCGCCGCGGCGGTCATCATGATGGCGGTCTTCGCCGGCTTCATCGGCTCCGGCGAGTCGATGGTCAGGATGATCGGCTTCGGTCTCGCGGTGGCCGTCCTCTTCGACGCGTTCGTCGTCCGTATGGCGATCGTCCCGGCGGTCCTCGCGCTGCTGGGCGACAAGGCCTGGTGGCTCCCGAAGTGGCTGGACCGTGTGCTGCCCAACGTGGACGTCGAGGGCGAGGGCCTGCGGACGCAGGCCGAGCCGGAGACGGACGGAGAGCGGGAACTGGTCCGGGCCCAGGCCTGA
- a CDS encoding serine hydrolase domain-containing protein: protein MDVHGTVAEGFEPVREAFVRNFETLGDRGAAVTVYRDGQRVVDLWAGAKDVDGGADGVGTEPWERGTAQVVRSATKGVAAAVPLLLHQYGELDLDAPVGHYWPEFKAQGKERVLVRHLLNHRAGLPLLDRPLTPREALDPLRGAEAVAAQAPVWEPGTDHGYHALTYGWLLDELVRRVSGRGTGEWIAERIAAPLGLDFWLGLPDAEAGRVGRVGPVEGAEPSGVLRARPKRSVTEAYDDPASVTRRAFAAIDPFPDHNDPEFRAVPHPAANGIATADGLARFYASLIGQVDGVRLFDAATVERARAEESAGPDRVLIVGTRFGLGYMLHGSASPFLAPGSFGHPGRGGSLGFADPETGIAFGYVTNGFRATVTSDPRAQALVRAVRSVVLG, encoded by the coding sequence GTGGATGTGCACGGCACAGTGGCCGAGGGCTTCGAACCGGTCCGGGAAGCGTTCGTCCGGAACTTCGAGACGCTCGGGGACCGGGGCGCGGCCGTCACCGTGTACCGGGACGGGCAGCGGGTCGTCGATCTGTGGGCCGGCGCGAAAGATGTCGACGGCGGTGCCGACGGCGTCGGCACCGAGCCGTGGGAGCGGGGCACGGCCCAGGTCGTCCGCTCGGCGACCAAGGGCGTCGCCGCCGCCGTACCCCTGCTGCTCCACCAGTACGGCGAGCTGGATCTGGACGCGCCCGTCGGCCACTACTGGCCCGAGTTCAAGGCCCAGGGCAAGGAACGGGTGCTCGTCCGGCACCTCCTGAACCACCGGGCCGGGCTCCCTCTCCTCGACCGCCCGCTCACTCCGCGGGAGGCGCTCGACCCGCTGCGGGGCGCCGAGGCCGTCGCCGCCCAGGCACCCGTGTGGGAGCCGGGCACGGACCACGGCTACCACGCCCTCACCTACGGCTGGCTGCTGGACGAGCTGGTACGGCGGGTGTCGGGTCGGGGCACCGGTGAGTGGATCGCGGAGCGGATCGCCGCTCCCCTGGGGCTGGACTTCTGGCTGGGCCTGCCGGACGCGGAAGCCGGCCGGGTGGGCAGGGTCGGCCCGGTCGAGGGGGCCGAGCCGTCCGGCGTGCTGCGCGCCCGTCCCAAGCGCTCGGTCACCGAGGCCTACGACGACCCCGCCTCCGTCACCCGCCGGGCCTTCGCCGCGATCGACCCGTTCCCGGACCACAATGACCCGGAGTTCCGCGCGGTGCCCCACCCCGCGGCCAACGGCATCGCGACGGCGGACGGACTGGCCCGCTTCTACGCCTCGCTCATCGGGCAGGTCGACGGCGTACGCCTCTTCGACGCGGCCACCGTCGAACGCGCCCGCGCCGAGGAGTCGGCGGGTCCGGACCGCGTCCTGATCGTCGGCACCCGCTTCGGCCTCGGCTACATGCTGCACGGCAGCGCGTCGCCCTTCCTGGCCCCGGGCTCCTTCGGCCACCCCGGCCGCGGCGGTTCCCTCGGCTTCGCCGACCCGGAGACGGGCATCGCCTTCGGCTACGTCACCAACGGTTTCCGCGCCACCGTGACCTCGGACCCTCGCGCCCAGGCACTGGTACGGGCGGTGCGCTCCGTCGTCCTCGGTTAG